agagaatgccttatggcattaagtccgagTCCGCCTTTTatactataaggttttttttttgtgcaataaagattaaataaataaataccaccaataaataaacttagtattgcaccattaaataaaatgaaatgtgacgttttgaaccacattgtcggttgtcgataaggttgatttcaaattgaagctatatGGAAATAGTGTCTTATTATTAAGTAACCTTTTGGTTGAGAATGGCACAAATGTAAATTAGGTATTAGGTGGCACCAGGCGGTTTTATTACTAAGGGATATCTTCCAGACAATCTTTGTGTAGCAGATAAATGAGAACTCAAAACAGTCATAAAATGGTCAAGCCTCATTTAGGATTACGAGTTACTAGAGGAATATTCGCAAGAAGTAGGTATTTCAAACAGAGTTATGTTACCGTGGTACTCGTGGTAGTGCATACTTATTTTTCATCGTATTGTCTTGCTATTTCTGTCAGTCTCTGTACAAAAAAACGAacattgactgaagtagcatgacaaatacgatcgtttccgagaaaatacgatggaaaacaattatgcaccaCATCTGTACAGGGGCCAGATAAAACCATATAACTGCGAAAGAAGTAGCGTTATGATAGCCCTTCCAATCCACCGAACACCACTCCCCTTCGATTTTCTTCTTATTTCCCTCCGTCTCACTCTAACTATAGACGACCAGAGAGAGACGACTTACCTTCGATTTCCTCATAACCTTTTTCCTCTTCCCCTTGTGCTCCCCGGGTCTCTCCTGCAGCTCGCTGAGAGCGACGTCATCGTTGGACTCGTACTCGCAAGCCAGCTCGTCCTTCACTATGAGAAAGAGAGGGAGACATACGTCTTTCCCACTCACACTATACACAGTTGTTGCAGGTAGCGCGCAGAGAGGCAGAGACAGAGGGATAGTTAGATAGAGACGTCATTTACGGTTTACCTTAGATTTTTACAACTTTCCTCTCCCTAGATTTGTACAGAATGTGAGCCATGTCAAACCATACAAGTGTCTATGTcctctatctctatcgcactctAGCTAGTCAGAGAGAGACAACTAGAAAGTCAGAAAGACATACCTCTCACATTTACTAAACTCATAACCTCAAGGCAACTCGTCCTTTACTATGAAAGAGAGTCACGAGACGATGAGAGGAATAGAGAGAGACGCCACTCACCTTCGCTAACTTCACAACTTACTATCGTAGTTTTGTACAAAATTCGCGTCATATGAAACCATACAACCGCGAAAGAAGTAGCGTTATGATATGATAGGCCTTCCAATCCATCGAACACCACTCCCCTTTCTTTTCTTCTTATTTCCCTCCGTCTCACTCTAACTATAGACGACCAGAGAGAGACGACTCACCTTCGATTTCCTCATAACCTTTTTCCTCTTCCCCTTGTGCTCCCCGGGTCTCTCCTGCAGCTCGCTGAGAGCGACGTCGTCGTTGGACTCGTACTCGCAAGCCAGCTCGTCCTTCACTATGAGAAAGAGAGGGAGACATACGTCTTTCCCACTCACACTATACACAGTTGTTGCAGGTAGCGCGCAGAGAGGCAGAGACAGAGGGATAGTTAGATAGAGACGTCATTTACGGTTTACCTTAGATTTTTACAACTTTCCTCTCCCTAGATTTGTACAGAATGTGAGCCATGTCAAACCATACAAGTGTCTATGTCCTCTATCCCTATCGCACTCTAGCTAGTCAGAGAGAGACAACTAGAAAGTCAGAAAGACACACGTCTCACATTTGCAAAACTCATACTCTCAAGGCAACTCGTCCTTTACTATGAAAAAGAGTCATGAGACGGTGAGAGGAATAGAGAGAGACGCCACTCACCTTCGCTAACTTCACAACTTACTATCGTAGTTTTGTACAAAATTCGCGTCATATAAAACCATACAACCGCAATAGAAGTAGCGTTATGATATGATAGGCCTTCCAATCCATCGAACACCACTCCCCTTTCTTTTCTTCTTATTTCCCTCCGTCTCACTCTAACTATAGACGACCAGAGAGAGACGACTCACCTTCGATTTCCTCATAACCTTTTTCCTCTTCCCCTTGTGCTCCCCGGGTCTCTCCTGCAGCTCGCTGAGAGCGACGTCGTCGTTGGACTCGTACTCGCAAGCCAGCTCGTCCTTCACTATGAGAAAGAAAGGGAGACATACGTCTTTCCCACTCACACTATACACAGTTGTTGCAGGTAGCGCGCAGAGAGGCAGAGACAGAGGGATAGTTAGATAGAGACGTCATTTACGGTTTACCTTAGATTTTTACAACTTTCCTCTCCCTAGATTTGTACAGAATGTGAGCCATGTCAAACTATACAAGTGTCTCTGTCCTCTATCTCTGTCGCACTCTAGCTAGTCAGAGAGAGACAACTAGAAAGTCAGAAAGACACACCTCTCACATTTACAAAACTCATACTCTCAAGGCAACTCGCCCTTTACTATGAAAGAGAGTCACGAGACGGTGAGAGGAATAGAGAGAGACGCCACTCACCTTCGCTAACTTCACAACTTACTATCGTAGTTTTGTACAAAATTCGCGTCATATGAAACCATACAACCGCGAAAGAAGTAGCGTTATGATATGATAGGCCTTCCAATCCATCGAACACCACTCCCCTTTCTTTTCTTCTTATTTCCCTCCGTCTCACTCTAACTGTAGACGACCAGAGAGAGACGACTAACCTTCGACTTCCTCATAACCTTTTTCCTCTTCCCCTTGTGCTCCCCGGGTCTCTCCTGCAGCTCGCTGAGAGCGACGTCGTCGTTGGACTCGTACTCGCAAGCCAGCTCGTCCTTCACTATGAGAGAGAGAGGGAGACATACGTCTTTCCCACTCACACTATACACAGTTGTTGCAGGTAGCGCGCAGAGAGGCAGAGACAGAGGGATAGTTAGATAGAGACGTCATTTACGGTTTACCTTAGATTTTTACAACTTTCCTCTCCCTAGATTTGTACAGAATGTGAGCCATGTCAAACTATACAAGTGTCTCTGTCCTCTATCTCTGTCGCACTCTAGCTAGTCAGAGAGAGACAACTAGAAAGTCAGAAAGACACACCTCTCACATTTACAAAACTCATACTCTCAAGGCAACTCGCCCTTTACTATGAAAGAGAGTCACGAGACGGTGAGAGGAATAGAGAGAGACGCCACTCACCTTCGCTAACTTCACAACTTACTATCGTAGTTTTGTACAAAATTCGCGTCATATGAAACCATACAACCGCGAAAGAAGTAGCGTTATGATATGATAGGCCTTCCAATCCATCGAACACCACTCCCCTTTCTTTTCTTCTTATTTCCCTCCGTCTCACTCTAACTATAGACGACCAGAGAGAGACGACTAACCTTCGACTTCCTCATAACCTTTTTCCTCTTCCCCTTGTGCTCCCCGGGTCTCTCCTGCAGCTCGCTGAGAGCGACGTCGTCGTTGGACTCGTACTCGCAAGCCAGCTCGTCCTTCACTATGATGTCTTTGGGGGAGGGGAGGGAGGGGAGGGACGGGAGCGGGGAGGGGGAGAGAAGGGGGATCTCCTCCTGTAACAATACAccatatagggtatttgactttatttaaaataaattattttacaccgtgcatgaaataaagcaacagaagattaatagagaactTTAAATCTCGAGTCACTTACTTTTATAAGATCGTCGTTGTCATCATGTTGGAAGAGTACAGGCTCAGGACAGACAGAGATGGAGAGAGGCAGACTTAGGCCCTCAGCTATACGGTCCACTGTACGAATGTAGTCTGTCGTTATCTGAAAGATTATAGGACATATTCCGAGTAGGACattagaccagtggttcctaacctgggggtaattacccccgtaggGGTAAacctggtattttacgggggtaataagctaacctaatataacaatacaacaaacgtacacgttttatttttttattaccattgggaggaggggtaaaatcaggttccctagttagtcataggggtaaccggactgaaaaggttaggaaccactacATTAGACAAacagggagtattactgcaatgtttggcCGCCAGAgcgcagcactagcgcctttcgtaaaACATAGAGTaagttatacatactgtgccttaaactgtttttacaagcttttatttaacttgcaatgtacctatgtatgtatgtagttaactatgtttgtagtcggactcgcgcacggagggttccgcaccatcaacaaaaaatagagcaaaaaaatcgtgtttgttgtatgggagctccccttaaatatttatattattttatttttagtatttgttgttatagcggcaagagatacatcatttgtgaaaatttcaactgtcttgctAGCGCGGTTCATGAgaaacagcctggtgacagacggacggacggacggacagcgaagtcttagtaatagggtcccgttttttaccctttgggtacggaaccctaaaaagactaaCAGTATGTTGTAGCATGAGGATCCTCTTGAGTGCCCGCTGCGCGCGGCGGGAGCGGGCGCGCAGGTCGCTCGCGCGGCGCAGCAGCGCGCGGCACGCCACGCAGATGTGCTGCGGGTAGCCGTCCCATGCCGACAGCTAGAAAAACATTACATtggaatgtaggtataagtaacTTGATATATTATtcttgtaatacatataaggaGAGGCATGTAATATGACTCTCCTCCACATAAGGAAGGGAATTTAGGTCATGATACTGGACACCATCCACGTGTAAGTCTCCCCACCTCAACACGTGTAACCTAAATTCCCTATGTTTATATAAATACCAGTTTTTAATCAATAAATTACAGTATTTACTCGGCACTCCTGTGTTTCACTACTTACTTGGGTCCCATCATTACAGTCTATATCATTCAGATcttacaataaatttaaaacccAGCTCATTGAAATGGATGAATGAATGAACATGTCTTAGAACTACTGCTAGAAATCTTGCTTTCAAATAAGACATTGCTAAAACTGATTGTTTCTACTGTGGTTGGCTCTTATTAAGTTACAGATATTGCCTTACCATTATAGATAGAGCTACAGGATGGCCGGAGGCGTTTCCATTGCAAAACATATCGGCAGAAATAGTAGCACAAACTATTTACGATGGCTGGATTGTGCGATTCGGATGTCCAGTTACTTTAACCAGTGATCAAGGTAAGCAATTCGAAAGCAATCTTTTCAGACAACTAATGAAATATACAGGCACGGAGAGGATTAGAACTACGCCATATCATCCTATGAGTAACTCGGCTATTGAGAGATTTCACCGTACTTTGAAATCTGCGTTAAAGGCACGTATAAATAGTACTTCATGGGTTACAGAATTAAGCACAGTTTTACTAGGTTTACGTTCTGTACCTAGATTAGATACAGGCGTGAGTGCAGCTCAATTAG
Above is a window of Cydia amplana chromosome 26, ilCydAmpl1.1, whole genome shotgun sequence DNA encoding:
- the LOC134659976 gene encoding zinc finger protein 652-like; this translates as MLKSLKQESAEELLACRICLATDTHLYGILEHRLENAFIDITGTTLSAWDGYPQHICVACRALLRRASDLRARSRRAQRALKRILMLQHTITTDYIRTVDRIAEGLSLPLSISVCPEPVLFQHDDNDDLIKEEIPLLSPSPLPSLPSLPSPKDIIVKDELACEYESNDDVALSELQERPGEHKGKRKKVMRKSKVSRLSLVVYMKDELACEYESNDDVALSELQERPGEHKGKRKKVMRKSKVSRLSLVVYMKDELACEYESNDDVALSELQERPGEHKGKRKKVMRKSKVSRLSLVVYMKDELACEYESNDDVALSELQERPGEHKGKRKKVMRKSKVSRLSLVVYMKDELACEYESNDDVALSELQERPGEHKGKRKKVMRKSKTKKTKSEKVKSRERKKTEKIRDEDFPAFEKEYNFDVVILSREQQIEDMASRKEKDNYMNSQFKCEKCFKGFYTEATLANHDSKHHDETVGPHSCELCLCRFRIPAILRRHLATHRLRFVCQHCGFTARDRYCY